The Salinibacterium sp. M195 genome includes a window with the following:
- a CDS encoding type II toxin-antitoxin system HipA family toxin, with translation MPNRQLDVYLDGNLAGVAQMSSNGALTFLYDDSYAARTNPTPLSLSMPVDVKAHKNRVVLPFIQGLLPDNAQALAAIASTYSVSAASPFAMLEHVGKDVAGALQFVPHGASSPDAVETRSRVAELTDEQIEEKLNEAISEYRDGKPVTQADGRFSLAGAQPKIALHELASGRWALPEDATPTTHIFKPNAGEMKDIDVIEQMTMNAARLLGLNVSESYVRNFGDVSTFVSKRYDRVFSGGRWHRLHQEDLCQALGVTPAKKYQRTEGGPGVGDFATLTERFPIASDRREASGEFFAAFVFNVVIGGTDAHAKNYSLLLENETVALAPLYDLATYAPYRTDDEVVLLPMNVNGKYRSDAISTADLVKVGARLRVPTDQAVAIVDRMRNGAVTAFAEAGEEFGENQSARVVASAVVEAIRKLPLCVDAAV, from the coding sequence ATGCCAAACCGACAGCTTGACGTTTATCTGGATGGCAATCTCGCCGGCGTCGCCCAGATGTCATCGAATGGCGCGCTCACGTTTTTATACGACGATTCCTATGCAGCGAGGACCAATCCAACTCCACTCTCGCTATCGATGCCGGTCGATGTGAAAGCGCACAAGAACCGTGTGGTCTTGCCGTTCATCCAAGGGCTGCTTCCGGATAACGCCCAGGCGCTTGCGGCGATCGCCAGTACATATTCGGTCTCGGCTGCGAGCCCCTTTGCAATGCTCGAACACGTCGGGAAAGATGTCGCCGGCGCGCTGCAATTTGTGCCGCACGGAGCGAGTTCACCTGATGCTGTAGAGACGCGGAGCCGGGTCGCTGAGCTGACCGATGAGCAGATTGAGGAGAAACTCAACGAGGCCATAAGCGAGTATCGCGATGGTAAACCGGTAACGCAGGCGGATGGGCGCTTCAGTTTGGCAGGGGCGCAACCGAAAATTGCCCTCCACGAGTTGGCTTCCGGACGGTGGGCGTTGCCTGAGGATGCGACTCCAACGACGCATATTTTCAAACCGAACGCTGGCGAAATGAAAGACATCGATGTCATCGAGCAGATGACGATGAATGCAGCTCGGCTTTTAGGTCTAAACGTCTCAGAGAGTTACGTTCGCAACTTCGGCGACGTAAGCACGTTCGTGTCCAAGCGATACGACAGAGTTTTCTCGGGCGGACGATGGCACCGCCTCCATCAAGAGGATTTGTGCCAGGCGTTGGGTGTAACGCCGGCCAAGAAGTACCAGCGCACGGAAGGTGGGCCGGGTGTGGGCGACTTTGCGACTCTGACAGAACGGTTCCCGATTGCCTCAGACCGGCGTGAGGCATCGGGGGAGTTTTTCGCAGCTTTTGTCTTTAATGTTGTTATTGGCGGCACAGACGCGCACGCTAAGAATTACTCGCTCCTTCTGGAGAACGAGACTGTGGCGTTGGCTCCGCTCTATGACTTGGCCACGTATGCGCCGTATCGCACGGATGATGAAGTTGTGTTGCTTCCGATGAATGTGAACGGCAAGTATCGTTCTGACGCTATTTCAACGGCCGACCTGGTGAAAGTGGGTGCCCGCTTGAGGGTGCCCACGGATCAAGCAGTCGCGATCGTCGACCGGATGAGGAATGGGGCGGTAACGGCATTTGCCGAGGCCGGAGAAGAATTTGGTGAAAATCAATCTGCTCGAGTTGTGGCGTCGGCTGTCGTTGAGGCCATCCGCAAACTTCCGCTCTGTGTCGATGCCGCCGTCTGA
- a CDS encoding helix-turn-helix domain-containing protein translates to MKQLRSEAGLSQQQLAERAFVSRKWLMDFERGKPTVEANKVLDVFQALGYELELQPLSRSESRIRNEGVHAKPTA, encoded by the coding sequence GTGAAGCAACTCCGCTCAGAAGCGGGGTTGAGCCAGCAGCAACTAGCGGAACGCGCGTTTGTCTCCCGCAAGTGGCTCATGGACTTCGAGCGCGGCAAGCCCACGGTTGAGGCAAACAAGGTTCTTGATGTGTTTCAAGCGCTCGGCTATGAACTAGAGCTCCAGCCGCTGTCGCGCTCAGAATCCCGGATTCGGAACGAGGGTGTTCATGCCAAACCGACAGCTTGA